The following nucleotide sequence is from Bacteroidota bacterium.
GTCGATATCCAGTTCACGAGCACCGGCGACATCGTTTGCCATCACGACGAGATCGAGCGAGGCGGCGTGTACGAACGCTTCGAAGATATTGCGACGCTTGCTGCGGGAAAAATGTATCTCAACATCGAACTCAAGGGCTATGGCGTCATCGACGAAATGCCGTTTATCCCAGGCCTTCTGCAATTCATTGACAAGATCGGGATGAGCGAACGCACACTGTACTCGTCGTTTCGCCCCGATTACATCAAAGCCCTCTCGCAACGAGCCATCACGACGATCATCCATCCGACCGCAGAAATGTCGGGCTATCTCGGCCTACAAGGGATCGAGGAACTGCTCCCCTCCGAGCTGATTCGATTGACAGGCGCGGCAACCTATGCCTGCTCGCTCGAAGAACTCGAACCTCGCCGGCTCGAGGATATCCGCGACAATTCGATCCATCTTTCCGTCTATACTATCAACACTCAGGCTGAGTTCGATGCGGCGATGCGCGCCGGCGCGAAAGCAATGGTGACTGATGTGCCACGTCAGCTGGTAAAGATGAGAGCGGCATGATAGGGCGCTGATCGTGATGTATGATCAAGCGATGTATTGTCATTCCGACCGAAGGGAGGAATCTGGGACATCGTTTCGATCGAAGCATAGCGAACGGTTATAGATCGGAACCAGTCCAGATTCCTCACATCGCTTCGCTCCGTTCGGAATGACACGGTTCCACTCACTGCGATGAACCCCGTAAGCACACAATCCACCGATTCGTTGTTCACAACCCCATGCATTCAAACCACCTGATCTCGGAGAAGTCGCCGTACCTCTTACAGCATGCCCACAATCCAGTTGATTGGTATCCGTGGGGACACGAAGCGTTCGAGCGTGCGAAGACCGAGAATAAGCCCATCTTCCTTTCTGTCGGTTATTCCACGTGCCATTGGTGTCACGTGATGGAGCGCGAAAGCTTCGAGAACGAGGCGATCGCGAAATATCTCGGCGAACATTTCATCGCGATCAAGGTGGACCGCGAAGAGCGGCCCGATGTTGATGCGATCTACATGTCCGCCACGCAGGCGATGACAGGAAGCGGCGGGTGGCCGATGACATGCTTCCTGACGCCCGAGCTCAAACCGTTCTTCTGTGGCACATACTTTCCTCCGGTCCCGTCGCACGGCCGGCCAAGCTTTGGGCAATTGCTCGAGCGCATTGTCGAGCTTTGGCAGACACGTCGCGACGACATCGTCGGCTCGGCAGACGAGCTAACGAAGGCCATTCACGAGATGCGACTCGAGGCACCGACCACTGCATCGCTCGAACTCGCCGTCGAATCGTGTCTCGATTACTTCAAGCGTTCGTTCGACGAACGCGAAGGCGGCTTCGGTGGCGCACCGAAGTTTCCGCGTCCGGTGCAGTTCGAGTTTCTGTTTCAGCACTACGCAACGAGCGGCGATCTCGATGCTCGTAACATGGCGCTCTTCACCCTCAAGAAGATGGCCATGGGCGGAATGAACGATCAGATTGCCGGAGGATTTCATCGCTATTCGGTGGACGCTCGCTGGTTCGCACCGCATTTCGAGAAGATGCTCTATGATCAGGCGCAGCTCCTTGATTCGTATCTCGATGCCTATCAGATCACGAAGGACGAGTTCTACGCCGATGTCGCTCGCAGTATTGCGGACTTCGTGCTCTCGGACATGACGCACCCGGGAGGCGCGTTCTACTCGGCGCTCGATGCCGATAGCGAAGGCGTTGAAGGAA
It contains:
- a CDS encoding glycerophosphodiester phosphodiesterase, coding for MLIPLREYDFDRLPMICAHRGDTSLGAAENSLEAVGTALSSGAEMVEVDIQFTSTGDIVCHHDEIERGGVYERFEDIATLAAGKMYLNIELKGYGVIDEMPFIPGLLQFIDKIGMSERTLYSSFRPDYIKALSQRAITTIIHPTAEMSGYLGLQGIEELLPSELIRLTGAATYACSLEELEPRRLEDIRDNSIHLSVYTINTQAEFDAAMRAGAKAMVTDVPRQLVKMRAA